The following coding sequences are from one Hippopotamus amphibius kiboko isolate mHipAmp2 chromosome 9, mHipAmp2.hap2, whole genome shotgun sequence window:
- the GNG13 gene encoding guanine nucleotide-binding protein G(I)/G(S)/G(O) subunit gamma-13, whose protein sequence is MEEWDVPQMKKEVESLKYQLAFKREMSSKTIPELLKWIEDGIPKDPFLNPDLMKNNPWVEKGKCAIL, encoded by the exons ATGGAAGAGTGGGATGTGCCCCAGATGAAGAAGGAGGTTGAGAGCCTAAAGTACCAGCTGGCCTTCAAGAGGGAGATGTCATCCAAGACCATCCCTGA gCTCCTCAAGTGGATTGAGGATGGGATCCCCAAGGACCCCTTCCTGAACCCCGACCTGATGAAGAACAACCCATGGGTGGAGAAGGGCAAGTGTGCCATCCTGTGA